Within Bdellovibrionales bacterium, the genomic segment AAACAAAACCTCCCACTCCAATAATAATAAGAGGCCTATATTTGAGTAAAAGAAAAAGGCTGACAACAAACGAAATCGGCAAACTGACCAATGTTTTCAAGCGTTCAGCAAGGCCCACGTTGTGATTGAGTTTTCCTATGGGAACCAAATGAAGAGGAAACCCCTGTTCAGGAATAATCTTCGATTCCAGTCCACCCCGAGAGCCCACAAAATGAATCTGGAGATCAGGGGCCATCTCTCTCAAACTGTGTGCGATCGCCAGTGCCGGGTAAATGTGACCGCCAGTGCCCCCTCCCGCAATAAATACTGCTTTTCTCATATGATCAAAAGTAATCCCTAAGGTTTCAAACGAGACAGAACGCCAAATTTAAGCCTCTTGTTCATTCTGTCGATGTTTAGTAGCCAGCCAAAACCAAGACAAGTTGTCACCAAGGAACTTCCTCCATAACTCAGGAAAGGCAACGTAAGACCCTTCGTCGGCAAAAGTCCCAGCACCACTCCAACATTAATAAACACCGATAAGCCAAAAATCAAAATCCAACCCAAAGCCGCCGCCCGAGAAAATGAGTCCTGGGCTCTGACAGAAATCTGAATCCCCTTAAAAACCAAAACGCCATACAAAAGAAGAACAGCAACAAAGCCCACGTAACCTGTTTCTTCTCCCAAAACGGCGAGGGTAAAATCCGTGTGAGCCTCGGGGAGAAAAAAAAGTTTTCCTTGTCCCTGACCCAAACCCTCCCCCCAGAGTCCACCATTCGAAAAGGCCAGCATGCTCTGAATAACCTGAAAACCCTTTTGAGATGGATCTGACCAAGGATCCAAAAAAGCTCGAATTCTCGCAGCTCGGTAGGGCACCTGAAGAACCAAAAAATAAAAAGCTGGAAGAACCAAGCAGAGGCCCGCAATGATGTATCTCCACCTTAGTCCAAAAACAAACAGCATAAGGAAAATCACAGTCATGCAAATTGCAAAGGTGCCAAAATCAGGTTGCCTCAATAGCAACATGAGAGGAACCCCTAGAAACAAATATCGCAACAGCCACTGGCTTCCGCTCAGAGATTTTTGAGATCGAGAGATAAAGGTGGCCATCAGAAAGGGAAGTAGGAGTTTGATAGCCTCGGCTGGCTCAAATCTTTGATCAAATGGAAGCCTGACCCAACGCTGAGCACCCCCCGCCTTGATTCCAAATTCGGGAATAAATGTAAGAACCAAAGAAAAAATGGCTGCCAACCAAAATAAGGCAGTCCAGTTCCTTAACCACTGGAGTGGCATTTTAAATCC encodes:
- the ftsW gene encoding putative lipid II flippase FtsW — encoded protein: MAKWEIDKGLLLIVFFFLGLGLVQIYSASFIFAMEKYGDGLYIFRRQLLFSLLGVLAIFVGFKMPLQWLRNWTALFWLAAIFSLVLTFIPEFGIKAGGAQRWVRLPFDQRFEPAEAIKLLLPFLMATFISRSQKSLSGSQWLLRYLFLGVPLMLLLRQPDFGTFAICMTVIFLMLFVFGLRWRYIIAGLCLVLPAFYFLVLQVPYRAARIRAFLDPWSDPSQKGFQVIQSMLAFSNGGLWGEGLGQGQGKLFFLPEAHTDFTLAVLGEETGYVGFVAVLLLYGVLVFKGIQISVRAQDSFSRAAALGWILIFGLSVFINVGVVLGLLPTKGLTLPFLSYGGSSLVTTCLGFGWLLNIDRMNKRLKFGVLSRLKP